The Verrucomicrobiota bacterium genomic interval TAAAGCAACGCCGCTTTGATATCCTCCGCCTCAAGATCGGGAAAATCCTGGAGAATTTCCGCCGGCGTGGCGCTGTCGGCCAGCATTTCAAGAATATCCTTCACGCGGATGCGCAACCCACGAATACACGGACGCCCGCCACATTTCCCCGGTTCCACAGTTATGCGGTCCATTAAACTCATGGCCATAGAAAACCCCGATCCATGGAAAAAGTCAAGCCAGCGAATCATCGTGCAGCAAGCCAGAACAGCGCAGAGAACAGCCCAAACTATGGATTGGCTCTTCCTCGGGTAGGTTGCTCCCCCTTCGCCCCCCCCCGCAACCAACCCTGGCCCCCCCCCGAACTGCCCGGCGCCCCGTAAACGCGCCCCGCCAACCCGCGCCCCGCCGACGCCGATCCCGCCAAACTCCTCCTCCCAGTTCCGCTGGGAACCTTTCAGTTGCGGATTGACGTCCAGCGGGTGCCGAATTTACCCTTTCCCCATGAACCACGGCTCCAGCATTGCGCCGCGCGCTCTGAATCCGGGGCGCGCCAGGCCGGGCCGTCAACCACCAACCCAACCCCTATGGAACACAACCTTGTCCATGCTCAGAACACCGCATCTGCCAGATTTAGCTTGATACCAATTTGAACACCAGGCG includes:
- a CDS encoding DUF433 domain-containing protein — protein: MSLMDRITVEPGKCGGRPCIRGLRIRVKDILEMLADSATPAEILQDFPDLEAEDIKAALLYAANGSDHLVVKAA